A genomic region of Klebsiella sp. RIT-PI-d contains the following coding sequences:
- a CDS encoding 6-phospho-beta-glucosidase, which translates to MSGLKEGFLWGGAVAAHQLEGGWQEGGKGISVADVMTAGAHGVAREITDGVLPGKNYPNHDAIDFYHRYKDDIKLFAEMGYKCFRTSIAWTRIFPLGDESEPNEAGLKFYDDLFDECLKYGIEPVITLSHFEMPYHLVTEYGGWRNRKLIDFFVRFAKVVFTRYQHKVKYWMTFNEINNQANYHEDFAPFTNSGLKYAPDEDREPVMYQAAHYELVASALAVKVAREINPSLRIGCMIAMCPIYPLSCAPNDMMMAMNAMHRRYWFTDVHVRGSYPQHLLNYFTRRGFTLDITDEDRAALKQGCVDYIGFSYYMSFATKATEDNPQLDYDESKSLVSNPHVQKSDWGWQIDPVGLRYSLNWFWDHYQLPLFIVENGFGAIDVLENDGSVDDQYRIDYLSAHIAEMKKAVVEDGVDLMGYTPWGCIDLVSAGTGEMKKRYGFIYVDKDNEGKGTLARSRKKSFDWYKQVIASNGENL; encoded by the coding sequence ATGTCCGGACTTAAAGAAGGTTTTCTGTGGGGCGGCGCGGTTGCAGCGCATCAACTGGAAGGTGGCTGGCAGGAAGGCGGCAAGGGAATAAGCGTTGCCGACGTGATGACCGCTGGCGCACACGGCGTGGCGCGTGAAATTACGGACGGCGTACTGCCGGGTAAAAACTACCCCAATCATGATGCGATTGATTTTTACCATCGCTATAAAGACGACATTAAGTTGTTTGCTGAGATGGGCTACAAATGCTTTCGCACATCAATTGCCTGGACGCGCATTTTCCCGCTGGGCGATGAGTCAGAGCCAAATGAGGCCGGCCTCAAATTTTATGACGATCTGTTCGACGAATGCCTGAAATACGGTATCGAGCCGGTGATTACGCTTTCTCACTTTGAAATGCCGTATCACCTCGTTACCGAATACGGCGGCTGGCGCAACCGTAAGCTTATCGACTTTTTTGTGCGTTTCGCGAAAGTGGTTTTTACCCGTTATCAGCACAAAGTGAAGTACTGGATGACCTTTAACGAGATCAACAACCAGGCGAACTATCACGAAGATTTTGCGCCGTTTACCAACTCGGGTCTGAAATATGCGCCGGATGAAGATCGCGAGCCGGTAATGTATCAGGCAGCACACTATGAGCTGGTTGCCAGTGCGCTGGCCGTAAAAGTCGCAAGAGAAATTAATCCCTCGCTGCGGATCGGTTGCATGATTGCCATGTGTCCGATTTATCCGCTGAGCTGCGCGCCCAACGATATGATGATGGCGATGAATGCAATGCATCGTCGTTACTGGTTCACCGACGTTCATGTGCGCGGCAGCTATCCGCAGCATCTGCTGAACTACTTTACGCGCCGGGGTTTTACGCTGGATATTACCGATGAAGATCGCGCTGCGCTCAAACAGGGCTGCGTTGATTATATCGGCTTTAGTTACTATATGTCGTTTGCCACCAAAGCCACCGAGGATAATCCGCAGCTGGATTATGATGAAAGTAAAAGTCTGGTCTCTAACCCGCACGTACAGAAATCTGACTGGGGCTGGCAGATTGACCCGGTGGGTCTGCGTTATTCCCTGAACTGGTTCTGGGATCACTATCAGCTGCCGCTGTTCATTGTTGAAAATGGCTTTGGCGCGATTGATGTGCTGGAGAACGACGGTTCCGTCGACGACCAGTATCGCATTGACTATCTCTCAGCGCATATCGCCGAAATGAAAAAAGCAGTGGTTGAAGATGGTGTTGACTTAATGGGCTATACGCCGTGGGGCTGTATCGATTTGGTCTCTGCCGGTACCGGTGAGATGAAAAAACGCTACGGCTTTATCTACGTTGATAAAGATAACGAAGGTAAGGGCACGCTGGCGCGCAGCCGCAAAAAGTCGTTCGACTGGTATAAGCAGGTGATTGCTTCAAACGGTGAAAACCTCTAA
- the purN gene encoding phosphoribosylglycinamide formyltransferase → MKNIVVLISGNGSNLQAIIDACKQKKIGGTLRAVFSNKADAFGLERARQAGIAAHALTASQFASREAFDRELMLEIDAYAPDVVVLAGYMRILSPEFVAHYAGRLLNIHPSLLPKYPGLNTHKQVLENGDEVHGTSVHFVTDELDGGPVILQANVPVFSDDDEADITARVQAQEHDIYPLVISWFIDGRLEMRDCAAWLDNRKLPVEGYAAEE, encoded by the coding sequence ATGAAAAACATCGTGGTGCTGATCTCTGGCAACGGCAGTAATCTACAGGCGATTATTGATGCCTGTAAGCAGAAAAAGATCGGCGGCACGTTGCGTGCAGTATTCAGCAACAAGGCCGACGCGTTCGGTCTTGAACGTGCACGCCAGGCAGGTATTGCGGCACATGCGTTAACCGCCAGCCAGTTTGCCAGTAGGGAAGCTTTCGATCGTGAACTGATGCTGGAAATTGACGCTTATGCACCTGACGTTGTCGTGCTGGCGGGCTATATGCGAATTTTAAGTCCGGAATTTGTCGCGCATTATGCAGGACGGCTGTTAAATATCCACCCTTCCCTGCTGCCGAAATATCCGGGCCTGAACACGCATAAGCAGGTGCTGGAAAACGGCGATGAGGTGCACGGCACTTCGGTGCATTTCGTCACTGACGAGCTGGACGGCGGACCGGTCATCTTACAGGCCAATGTGCCCGTGTTTAGCGATGACGACGAGGCGGATATCACTGCACGCGTGCAGGCTCAGGAGCATGATATCTATCCGCTGGTGATAAGCTGGTTTATTGACGGTCGGCTTGAAATGCGCGATTGCGCCGCCTGGCTTGATAACCGTAAGCTGCCCGTAGAGGGTTATGCGGCAGAAGAGTAA
- the ppk1 gene encoding polyphosphate kinase 1, producing MGQEKLYIEKELSWLTFNERVLQEAADKSNPLIERMRFLGIYSNNLDEFYKVRFAELKRRIIISEEQGIQTSSRHLLGKIQSRVLKADQEFDSLYNELLLEMARNQIFLINERQLSVNQQNWLRLYFKQHLRQHIIPTLINRETNLVNFLKDDYTYLAVEIIRGDDTRYALLEIPSDKVPRFVNLPPEAPRRRKPMILLDNILRYCLDDIFRGFFDYDTLNTYSMKMTRDAEYDLVHEMESSLMELMSSSLKQRLTAEPVRFVYQRDMPAALVEVLREKLSISRYDSIVPGGRYHNFKDFIGFPNVGKANLVNKPLPRLRHIWFDNEKFRNGFDAIRERDVLLYYPYHTFEHVLELLRQASFDPSVLAIKINIYRVAKDSRIIDAMIHAAHNGKKVTVVVELQARFDEEANIHWAKRLTEAGAHVIFSAPGLKIHAKLFLISRKEGEDVVRYAHIGTGNFNEKTARLYTDYSLLTADARITNEVRRVFNFIENPYRPVTFDYLLVSPQNSRRLLYEMIDREIANAQQGRPSGITLKLNNLVDKALVDRLYAASGSGVPVNLLIRGMCSLIPNLEGISDNIRVISIVDRYLEHDRIYIFENGGDKQVYLSSADWMTRNIDYRIEVATPLLDPRLKQRVLDIIDILFSDTVKARYVDKELSNRYVPRGNRRKVQAQLAIYDYIKSLEQPD from the coding sequence ATGGGTCAGGAAAAGTTATACATCGAAAAAGAGTTAAGCTGGTTAACCTTCAACGAACGCGTACTTCAGGAAGCGGCCGATAAAAGCAATCCGCTTATTGAACGAATGCGGTTTTTAGGGATCTACTCAAACAACCTTGATGAGTTTTACAAGGTTCGCTTTGCCGAGTTGAAACGGCGTATCATCATCAGCGAAGAACAAGGTATACAGACCAGTTCGCGGCACCTGCTGGGAAAAATCCAGTCGCGGGTGCTCAAAGCGGATCAGGAGTTTGACAGTCTGTATAACGAACTGCTGCTGGAGATGGCGCGTAACCAAATCTTCCTCATTAACGAGCGTCAGCTTTCCGTTAATCAACAAAACTGGCTGCGTCTTTATTTCAAACAGCACTTGCGCCAGCACATTATTCCCACGCTCATCAACCGCGAAACAAATCTGGTCAACTTCCTGAAGGATGACTACACCTATCTGGCGGTCGAGATCATACGCGGCGATGATACGCGCTATGCGCTGCTGGAAATTCCGTCGGACAAAGTGCCGCGCTTTGTTAATCTGCCGCCAGAAGCGCCGCGTCGCCGTAAGCCGATGATCCTGCTGGATAACATTTTACGTTACTGCCTGGATGATATTTTCCGCGGTTTCTTCGACTACGACACGCTCAATACCTATTCCATGAAGATGACCCGTGATGCCGAATACGACCTGGTACACGAAATGGAATCCAGCCTGATGGAGCTAATGTCTTCCAGCCTGAAACAGCGTCTGACCGCCGAGCCGGTACGTTTTGTTTATCAGCGCGACATGCCCGCCGCGCTGGTTGAAGTTCTGCGTGAAAAGCTGAGTATTTCCCGCTACGACTCGATCGTTCCCGGTGGCCGCTATCATAACTTTAAAGATTTCATTGGCTTCCCTAATGTCGGAAAAGCCAACCTGGTAAACAAGCCGTTGCCGCGTCTGCGTCACATCTGGTTCGACAACGAGAAGTTTCGCAACGGCTTCGACGCTATTCGCGAACGGGATGTTCTGCTTTATTATCCTTACCATACGTTTGAGCACGTACTGGAACTGCTGCGGCAGGCGTCTTTTGACCCGAGCGTACTGGCGATAAAAATCAATATCTATCGCGTGGCAAAAGATTCCCGCATTATTGATGCCATGATCCACGCCGCGCATAACGGCAAAAAAGTCACCGTGGTCGTCGAGCTTCAGGCGCGTTTTGATGAAGAAGCCAATATCCACTGGGCTAAACGTCTGACCGAAGCCGGGGCGCACGTTATCTTTTCCGCGCCCGGTCTTAAAATTCATGCCAAGCTGTTCCTTATCTCGCGTAAAGAAGGTGAGGATGTGGTGCGCTACGCGCATATCGGTACCGGTAACTTCAACGAAAAAACGGCCCGTTTGTATACCGACTATTCGTTGTTAACGGCCGATGCGCGAATTACTAACGAAGTGCGCCGCGTATTCAACTTTATTGAAAATCCGTATCGTCCTGTGACCTTCGATTATCTGCTGGTTTCACCGCAAAACTCGCGGCGTCTGCTGTATGAGATGATCGATCGGGAAATCGCCAACGCCCAGCAGGGACGGCCGTCGGGCATCACATTGAAGCTGAATAATCTGGTCGATAAAGCACTGGTAGACAGGCTGTATGCGGCTTCCGGCTCTGGCGTCCCGGTCAACTTATTAATCCGCGGTATGTGCTCCCTGATCCCAAATCTGGAAGGGATTAGCGACAATATTCGGGTGATCAGCATCGTTGACCGTTATCTGGAACATGACCGGATCTATATTTTTGAGAATGGCGGCGATAAGCAAGTTTATCTTTCCTCTGCGGACTGGATGACGCGTAATATCGACTATCGAATCGAAGTGGCGACACCGCTACTTGACCCGCGACTTAAGCAGCGGGTGCTGGATATTATTGACATCCTGTTCAGCGATACGGTAAAAGCCCGGTACGTTGATAAAGAACTGAGCAATCGCTATGTGCCGCGCGGTAATCGCCGCAAGGTTCAGGCACAGTTAGCGATTTATGACTACATCAAATCACTCGAGCAACCTGACTAA
- the purM gene encoding phosphoribosylformylglycinamidine cyclo-ligase, which yields MTDKTSLSYKDAGVDIDAGNALVDRIKGVVKKTRRPEVMGGLGGFGALCALPQKYREPILVSGTDGVGTKLRLAMDLKRHDTIGIDLVAMCVNDLVVQGAEPLFFLDYYATGKLDVETAASVINGIAEGCLQSGCALVGGETAEMPGMYHGEDYDVAGFCVGVVEKSEIIDGSKVADGDVLIALASSGPHSNGYSLVRKIVEVSGCDPLTTDLEGKTLADHLLAPTRIYVKSILSLIENIDVHAIAHLTGGGFWENIPRVLPENTQAVIDESSWQWPAIFDWMQREGNVSRHEMYRTFNCGVGMLVALPAANADKALALLNEMGEKAWKIGIIKSSDSDERVVIE from the coding sequence GTGACCGATAAAACCTCTCTCAGCTACAAAGATGCCGGTGTTGATATTGATGCAGGTAACGCTCTGGTCGACCGTATTAAAGGCGTGGTGAAAAAAACCCGCCGTCCTGAAGTTATGGGCGGTCTGGGCGGCTTTGGTGCGCTGTGTGCCCTGCCTCAAAAATACCGCGAGCCGATTCTGGTTTCCGGCACCGACGGCGTAGGCACGAAGCTGCGGCTGGCGATGGATCTTAAGCGCCATGACACCATTGGTATTGATCTGGTGGCGATGTGCGTAAATGACCTGGTGGTACAGGGCGCTGAGCCGCTGTTCTTCCTTGACTATTATGCTACCGGTAAGCTGGATGTCGAAACCGCGGCCAGCGTCATTAACGGTATCGCGGAAGGCTGCCTGCAGTCAGGCTGTGCGCTGGTTGGCGGCGAAACCGCAGAAATGCCGGGCATGTATCACGGTGAAGATTATGACGTTGCCGGGTTCTGCGTAGGGGTTGTTGAAAAATCAGAAATTATTGATGGTTCGAAAGTTGCCGATGGCGATGTTCTGATTGCTCTCGCCTCCAGCGGTCCGCACTCCAACGGCTACTCGCTGGTGCGTAAGATTGTAGAGGTCAGCGGCTGCGATCCGCTAACCACCGATCTGGAAGGCAAAACGTTAGCCGATCACTTACTGGCCCCTACCCGCATCTACGTTAAATCTATTCTTTCACTGATTGAAAACATTGATGTTCATGCCATTGCCCACCTGACCGGCGGCGGCTTCTGGGAAAATATTCCGCGCGTGCTGCCGGAAAATACCCAGGCCGTCATCGACGAATCCTCCTGGCAGTGGCCGGCCATTTTTGACTGGATGCAGCGTGAAGGCAACGTCAGCCGCCATGAAATGTACCGCACGTTTAACTGCGGTGTGGGTATGCTGGTGGCGCTACCGGCGGCGAACGCTGATAAAGCCCTGGCATTGCTTAATGAGATGGGTGAAAAGGCGTGGAAAATCGGTATTATCAAATCTTCCGATTCCGACGAACGCGTGGTCATTGAATAA